The sequence CGTACGTAATATTTAATTCAGATGAGCTAAAAACTTGGATTTAACGAATCATATATTCAGAGAATATATTGATGaattaaagatgtttttttcacataaaaatgtCTTCTCTTTCCCCTAccatcatctttttcttttttgcgtgtatttattataaataattaatgtaatatttaatattattttatagaagAGTTGTAAGAAGATGTGCTCCACTGTTTCCTCCTCCTTAGCTGTATTTTTCAGGGCTTTGGCTTGTTGTCTGTAACGAAGGAAAAGAACAGAACATATGGAATCTTTACTCTTCTCGACACCCGAAAAAAAACACTAAggatagagaaaagaaaaaaggatggTCTGTTGTGAACGAAAATTCTCTGTTGTACGGAAATCCATTGTCTACCATAGTTTATATGATTTCCCCCCTTTCATGTCTTAACGAGCcataagaaatattataaaattagtgTATTGTACTTTCCTGTTTGTAAgaattccctttttttttttaaaaaaaaaaaaaaaaaaaacagtagctGCGGCACTTTACATGATGCAAAGCTTGGGTTTGAGTTTAAAGGATGGACAGTATTTTCGggccaatcaaaatattttattaagttaaattatattgttttttaaaaaaaaaaattaatttagattttgattaaattaatcaaatagcTTAATATGATCAGATCAACCTTATATCTCTTATGAAATCAAGATTAAAtcggatttaataactttagaGTTGATATTTACTATTTTCgtgtgaaattaattaatagttcTAATTAAGAGGGTTGATTATTAGAATCTTATGTTAAATCtgcatttcaaatcaattttcagGGCACAAGTTGTGGGTTGGCCACCCATCAGATCATTCCGTAAGAATGTCATGGCCGTCCAGAAGAACAGCAACGACGAGGGTGAAAAGGCCAGTAGCAGCGGCGCCACTGGTGCAGCTTTCGTTAAGGTTAGCATGGATGGTGCCCCATACTTACGAAAAGTGGACTTGAAATTATACAAGAGCTACCGAGAACTCTCTGATGCTCTAGGCAAAATGTTCAGCTCCTTCACCATCGGTAATCATTAATTAAGATGTTAAATGTATTTATAATTCCAATTCGATTATCAAGATTTATATAACACATGGATCTGAATAATTATCTTGCACATTAAAGGTAACTGTGGCTCGCAAGGAACGAAAGAATTCATGAACGAAAGCAAATTGATAGATCTTTTGAATAGTTCTGAGTATGTGCCAACTTATGAAGACAAGGATGGAGACTGGATGCTTGTGGGAGATGTTCCATGGGGGTaagttcttaattaatttctttcatatATGTGGTCTTTAACCTCTTAATGATTACTGCATCGATCAAGACAACATTATTTGATCACTGAAACTAATTATAAATAACCAATTCTTCACTAATTTTGCAGAATGTTTGTCGATTCATGCAAGCGCTTGAGGATCATGAAAGGGTCTGAGGCCATCGGACTCGGTTAGTACAGACCTGCCAATATTACCATGCATCTATGAACTACATATACCTTGAGAATGGTACTATATAGTAAGATTAACATGAACCTTTCTTGATCTTTCTAATTGCAGCCCCAAGAGCTGTGGAGAAGTGCAAGAACAGGAGTTGAAGTGCTTTTTTCCCAGGTTAATGTGATGGTCAGCTGATCCCAACTGTccacaaagaaaaggaaacatgcAGGCTCATTGAGCTTTGAAGCCTGGAAGTCTCTGCaccatgatttttcttttttctttttacatatatGTAGTAAGTCCAAGTATAAGAGGAAATATATTTGAAGGGATTTGTTAATTATAGCTAGCTAGGGGCATGAAGTaacaatagaagaagaagatgtgTTCGTAAAACTTCCTTTTATTCTGTATGATCATGTGTAATGTTTATTGTCTTGCTTAATAATGACCATTATTATTGTTTCTAGCTGGCTAGGTTGTCGAGAGCGTGTTCTGTCACTCTCCCACCATTTCTGTAATGGTGGCATGATGAGATTCTCTgcattatatatacaaaatcCTTGGATCATCATGAGGAAGGGTTTTTAATTATGTGATTGGCTGAGGAGGAGATGAAGAGGATCCATGAAAAAAGTGATGAGGATGAGGAGCAAGGGCATGTGCTTGTTGTTGGGGAATTTATGCCATCCTTTATATTTTGTTGGCATATTGCTCCCACTTTGAACCGCCGAAAGTCGCCAGTTGGACGAAGATGGGAAGAAATAACTTTAGTATATTTTGTTACATAAAGTTTGTACTGtgaaacaactttttttaaaaaaaagaactttttttttcaattttttttatgttaatgtacttccacaaatttaaaaatgtgtCTAATAGTTTtcatgtgttaatatcaaaaaaaaaaaaaattattttaacacatttgattttaaataaaaaatgcttttatataaaacactttacacaataatattaaacacactAAAGCtatataattatgagattttaaaaatatttggattGATTATTTATCTAACATAACATTATAGTCTTATCAAACGATCAGAAATTCAAatagttttgtattttattgtcttttaaAGGGACTTGTTTCTGGGACAAATATATTTTCCTTTGGGCTTCCATTCCAAGTGGATTTAGTATAATTTACAGTGGCATACATCCGATCGATAATTCGATAAACAAGATCATTgacattgctttttttttttttaaaaaaaaataaattatatgttttgcCAACGTTTAATGATGCTAATACAACGAGCCAAAAAAGAAatgttaaaagaaagaaattgaaactTTGCCTTTTGTCAGAACTTGGAGTTGATGAAATTGGTTGGATTCATGTGTGTGTAAGATTTCCATCAAAGAACTAGGGATTTGTGAACTTGTCTTGTCCTctttaaaaattcttaaaccCGTAATTAACTCCATGAGGGTATCATGTTCTCTTCTACTTATtcgttaatttgttttttgttacaaGAGGGGCCAAAAAGGTCCCAAGcacccttttattttgaaagcaTCGATCATGAATCTCTTCCTTTTGATCTCTCCAACATTAAAGTCGGGATTTGTAGGATTTCTCATCTCCTTTCAAAGATTCTTGAAGCCAATACCTtgaggtgtgtgtgtgtgtgtctatatatatatatatatatattgaaaaatctcCCCATCTTTAGTAAGTGTCTATTTGTTTAAGCACAACTTCACTGTCTCGGATCAGACAAAATCACACTAATCCTTCGAAGATGTTTacatttgcttttgttttgtgtttttaatggagaaaattatcatataaataCATTCTAGCTGCTACAATTAGTCAGTTAAGTAAATAACAATGCAACTACTTGTCCcttccaaaaaaaagaagaaaaaagcaacCACTTGCTAATCTGCATGTTAGTTCATGTGCTTATGTTCTTGTAATCTTGTTAGTAAACTATGCGGAGCTTTGAAACTTAtctacttctttcttttttgctgAAGGTGATGGAGTAGTTTTACAGTTatttgttcttcattttttagatcattttgcaGAGTTTGATTTTAACTTTAATTATCACAAGGACCAAGCTGTATTTCCCAAGTAAATACGAGAGCCTAGAGATTCCAACGAAGGACCAATTtgcaaatacaaacaaaacattGCACTTAAAAGGGTGCTTGGCTGTCTGATCATGATTAGCTACGAGTCGATCCAAATCCATTTGATTGCATTTACCAGGATTAGTTCTTGATCATGATGAGCATCTCCACTTTAGCCACAAGAAATTCTCGACCATATGATCATGCGCAAGATAATCCCAAAAGGGTGTCATGATGTGGTTCTTGATTTATTGACATGCCTTAATTAtcagatgaagaaaaaacaagagaaaaagagGATAGATATGGAAGAAAGGTCAGGAAGGTGATGATTAATGGGAGATTATCTGAGTTTAGAAGATCATAACAACTTCATTATCATGTTGGGTACATTAAGAGATAATACCTACTCTCAGGAGAAATACACACTCAGTGGgctttgtatatatatatatataaaatcagtGGAAGATCTTACAATAACATCTCagaagaggtggtagaaacatTATTATGTGTATATTCAACCTTGTTATAATTAGTGTCTGACATTCAATTTTAGGTCCCGTTAAGATAATATTCCagaatagaaaagataaaaataatggaGATAGATTagataatatagaaaaaaaaagaaaaaaaaaaaattatgttggttagtgtaaaagataaaatcattgTCTTTGTATCGTGTTTAGTTTTGGTGggcaaaactaaataaaatataaagatttttgttttacatttaatatatattgttgtcaaacttacatattttaaaaaataattagatattattatttttactttagtttatattggttgttaaaattaataatattataataaccttAGTTATAAAACTAAGATTGATTTGACAGGTTGATCTGAGGTCTGAACTAGTTCgagtttcttaaaaaataaataaatgattaactCAATTTGACTTAGTTAAAAAACCTAAGGCAACCCAAGATAAAACACCAGGTCAAAAACCCGttgcctttaaaaaaaaaattaggtccaCCCAATTGATCCCTTTGACCAATAACCTGAACTTTATCTAGGGTTTACTCCcaagtcaggttttaaaattaagataataattttgatttggatTAAACCGTATTGACCCTCTCGACCTGTGACCCGATACTTGCTCTAGTCGACcctcaaatcaagttttaaaattatgataagaataatttttattttatattgacccCTCCAACACATGACTAGGGTCTTATTTCAGGTCAATCCCAAgtcagattttaaaactatggtaaTAATTATTCTTGTCATTACATTGACTTGAGTTAACGACTAACCACACTTGTGACCCGAGTCTTGCCCAATATCGACAATCGCatcgggttttaaaattatgataataattattttttatttttctgttgtCTTAGGTCAAACCGAGTCATGACCTGGCCTTGACTAGTAACCCGAGCTTTGCCCCGGATCAACCCTGGAATTgggttttaaaaactattataataattatttttattttgacatgttTTAGTCGAACATTTTTAGAATTGAGagtttttataagaatattttagaaataaaaaataataaatattgtctctcaaaacatgttttatatgcttcatattttaaaaatatagatatttactctaaaattatttaaaaaaacaattttatttttttttttttttttattttttaacctacTATTATTAACCTAGTATTTGAGATTCCTTGATAAGCCTTGCTTaataatatagttattaaactttattaaatttcatattttcatccaaaaatttCATTAGCCGAAATCTAATTTAGTTTAGGTTTCAatttaaataagagaaaagataTTAATCTAACAAGTTATTACtagaaaattaagagaaaaaaatgaaaggaaaatattttattataatttactaataaaaattatgaaggtAAATTTTTGTTAGTAATTTCAGGCGTAAACGGTGacggaacaaaaaaaaaattatattaacattattgaagtattaaattattaaaggaAATTCCATCATtgattattttaagaaattaaaacctGATGAttctctcatcttcttctttcaattAGACTATGATTTAAGAAAAACTAGGTGGGTTTTAATAAATGGGAAGAATTAATAAATGGGTTTTAATAAATCGTTTTGTTGTGTCTAATGGGAGATGCATTTGGCGAACAATATGGCAGGCAAGCCGGTGGTAAGACTTGCCCTAACAACCTATTTTGTGGCTAATATGGGCGGTGTGGAGACACTGAAATACTGATCACCATCCATGAATTGCCAAATCAATTACAAAGGCGGCGGCGTCGGCGGCGGCGGGAGGTGGTGGTGAGATTGCTTCAAATGTGCGTGCCGCATACCGCATGTACAATCCGCAACGACATGGATGGGATTTGAATGCAGTTAGTGCGTTTTGTTCTACATGGGATGCTAGGAAGCCTTGTTCGCGGCGGAGCAAACTTTGTTGGACTGCTTTTTTGTGGCCCGGTTGGACATCGTGGACAGGCTTCTTGTGGTAAGATATATATGaacatgcttttcttttttatttatttattttttaactcttaCAGTTAGCTGCTGCTGTTTATTGCATGGTCAAGGAAGAAGTAAATAATGAAGTAAAATTGtcctaattaatttgattaggaTAAGTTTACTTCATTATGGATCAATGTAGCAATAACGAAGGAGGGTTTTAATAGTGTTTTTATTGTAGCCCCTCATATATTTCATTGTTTCACTGCAACAGTGAAATTACTAATTTGTTATTTGTTCAAATAATAAATGGCTTTGCTTAGAAGGATACTAGggtccttttgttttatataaataatgaaaatactaaaCTATCCTTGgagactaaaaaaattatgtcttcTATCCAGGGgtattattggttttttatattttagattaaattattaaaatgttcTTTAAGTCAAAACAGCCAAAGTTTTTGGTCTAAagatatttatatcttttcagttaatttttttttgttttattaaggataatattgtattttataataataaaataatattagattTCCAAAAGCTATTGGAGCATAGAAAGAAGGGTGGAGACTGGAGACGTGGACAGGAAAAAGGATAAAGTAGAAAAGaacaattgtttttcattttagcaGAAATCATGAAATCGGACcggttttcatattttttacaaGTTGACCAGATTTTATGTAAGTTTGaccaagtttaattaattttactgattttcaagttttaaacctgattttacatgttttatgcCTTTTAACACGTAAATATTTATTGAttggtcttttttgttttcttttgtatttgtgatttggtcattctttttttatttatttttatttttttccttgactcttaaacaagatttttgtttcccttcaatttaatatttcaatttcaatttataatatattattatgccttttaatttagttattattcttttatttcttaattttttttactatacctttttatataagttttttttttcaatttcacctttcactttaagtttattttgtgttattgttttcaaattggccctcatttttttttgttggagttatttttccttttcaatttaaccttaaaacaaaaatttgtgtcttttttattttattaatttttttttcatcctttgcCCTTTTGTATCAGTATTATTTCTTTTTGATTTGgtactttaattttaaatatttgattcttattttttgaattgtttttttttgaatttttttattaaaatttttattggtaAATCTTACTTTTCAAACCAagtttattttgtgttatttttttctcattctttcaattttttttttatttttttaatttaattctccaataaaaaaagtttagttatcctctaatttattttttattttaattttcagtctaattattttaattatcattttttattttatatcctcCATCGTGATCCTTTTGGACACTGACGGAGATGGATACGCCAAAGGTCACCTCATAGTGAACAATGAGCTCTCGTTAATCGTGGTGGTTCCATCAACAGGGCTAAACCTCTGCTCTCTATCGTCGATGATGAAGAACATGTGGCTATCTATATATGTGACCATTGAAATTTGATAAGCCTCGAGTGATCTAATCAAGGTCAGAATCTcattgcacttgaggtcttggcccaacGGTTGAAATGATTTGTTCATTTTTTCtgtatcctgggttcaaaccttatcgtgcacgcctgtcacccccgcggtgccttacatgttcactgggtttgcaggatattcagtgagccgTAGAATTAGTCGTGATACGCGCAAGCTAGCCCGAACAcctatgtaaataaaaaaagaaagaaaagaaaagtcagAGTCTCATTTGACCAAAATTGTGATGaattatttctcttttcttgtgAATCGGTAATTTGGAGgtggttatttatttattaattttaatatttggatcAGCTTGTGTATATATCTTGACTAATTGAGTTCTagagttaataattataaaaaattttctaataattttaaaatttataaagcttaaactaaattttttttaaaaaaataatatagagcCTAATTGgaaatgtttatattttgattttaggaTAGCATATCTACGGGCGGAAGGATAATTTCAGCCACCGGATTTAAAAGATTATGCTCATATGAAACCCCACACGAGTCAACTAAATTAAATGCCTTACATCACCTTGAATCACAAGTCggatttctctctttttatatatattttaaaaaaattcaaaaagtgaaaataatccatttaaatttatcatgGATGTGGTTTGAGTAGATCAATGATCCGAATGATTGAATTATAAATCCAGCataatctagattttttaactaacaaatttgataattataattaaataaatacttttcttatttaatattttttaaaatattgaaatttccTTATAATTTTACATGCTAACATGATGTTTTTTGATTGGATGCTTCATAAATCGTCCATATTTAGAATATATATGAATCCAGTTTCTATAAATTTAACATGCTAACACAAGGGATAGTTGAGCTTGCACGGCAGTGACATCCTCCTTAGTCTCTATAAATCCAGCACCTTCTTATAACTTCATGCAACCAACAGGAATGGAGAGGTTGAGCTTGTTGATCGTATTCCTTTTGTGCCTAGCAGCTACTGCCATTGCCAGGAATCGTGGCCGGCAAGCTGCTGGAGGCCGGACTTGTGCTAACAATCTTTGCTGTAGCGAGTGGGGCTTTTGTGGAACAAGTGATGATCATTGTTCACCTTCCAAGAATTTTCAAAGCAACTGTAGACCCAGTGGTGGCAGCGGTGGCGGTGGTAGCAGTGGAGGTGGCGAGAGTGCTTCCATTGTTAGAGCTACATACCATTTCTAAAACCCTGAGCAAAATGGATGGGACCTGAAACGCTGTACGTGCTTATTGTTCTACATGGGATGCCAATAAGCCATTGGCTTGGCGTAGACAATATGGTTGGACTGCCTTATGTGGACCAGTTGGACCCCGTGGCCAGGCTTCTTGTGGCAGGTGCTTGAGGGCAAGATAAGTTAATTAGATGATAATGcagaacaatttcttttttaattatctgaATTCGCTGAGCATCAAGATCAAATTCAAATAACTAAATATAGTTTCCCACATATATAAATGTATTGCAGGTGACAAACACTGGGACTGGAGCACAAGCAACAGTGAGGATTGTTGACCGGTGCAGCAATGGAGGTCTCGACATGGATGCTGGAGTGTTCCGGCAACTAGATACTGATGGAGGAGGCAATGCTCAAGGCCACCTTATTGTAAACTACCAGTTCGTGAATTGCTGATCAAAAGGCACCATTCTCTTCCAATGTTATGATGAAAACTCAATAAGCTAGCTTGTTGATTTTCATGTACTAATAAATATCTAATCTTttcttgaataaataaatatatgaaagtttggaaagtaatttagttttaaatttatgttgctCATACCAATGAAGGCctaatcagaaaaataaaaagaagtgagaaaagaaaaatataaatgtcccaatgtttttgtattttttattaaatttgaaatgttaactcaagatcaattaaatttattatgttttaatattcaaaaagtattattttaatttttttaaaattaaactatatttttattaattatataaattatttttaaactcatcaaattaattttattacgtCGAACAACTAAAACACAGATTTAATTATAAGCATAGCTAGGTAAAAAGTTCaagaattatttaataatactatTGAGTTATTTActgtatgaatttttttaacgttaaaaaaacttagtttaagaattttttttttttaaaaaaaacaaagtcgaAACATTTTcgtcttatatatattttttaatcatattgatTTCGAGAGGGTCGTACATCACAAGTTTACacctgttgtttttttttaaaaaaaatatacgcaCAAGATCGTTGCTGACACCTCGAGTACATGCCCACAGCCGAGCGCGGGCAACGGAGCCAGTACTCTCTGCATTCCACCATCCCAAATCAGTACACTCCTCTCCCCCTCACTTTCCCTCTGAGCACAGAAATTGAAACTGGCACTCTTGACACAAGTTTGAAGATTGAATTACCGGAAtcctattgtttttttatttcacattgtGCTGTTTGAAGATATGGATGAGAGaaggtttgtttctttttgtttggttCCTGAGAAAATAtgggaaaaaggaaaagttttcaactttttttccccttgaaaCTCTATCCAGTTTCACAGAAATACCCGCTTGTGTTTTGCTTTTCCACTCCTTCCCTTCTTTAAAGGGTCTTGAATCTTTCCTGTTTTTGGACCAGTTTTGTTGCTTAGCTATGATGGTTTGTGTGTTTTAGTAGTTCAAAAGTTTGTTTCTTTGGAAATATGGAGCTGTTAAAGCTTTAAGCTTTAATGGGTACAATGTGATCCCTGTATTCTCCTCTTTTCTGTCATCACTGcaatttgttttgattgtttCGTATTGGCAGTCAAATATGACTTGGTattatgatttttgttctttgacTGTTGTTAATAGTAGTTTTCAGTTGAAGAAAAATGTtagtttccttttctcttaaaaCGTTAGGTGATTGTCAGCATTATTTTAGTATGAAAATAATGTTGTGCCCTTGTGTCTCTATAGTCAAGAGAAAGAGATGGTGGAACAAGTAGTGAGAGTGAAGAGGAAGAAACTAGAGGCATGCATGACTTGCCCTCTTTGTAATCACCTGTTAAATGAAGCTACCACAATCTCTCTGTGTCTTCATACCTGTAAGGTTTACTCTGTTGCTCTATATTTTGTTCTTGTGTGATCGATTCCCCCCCCTCAATCTGAAGCTGTCAAGGTTGCAGtggaaataaatataataatctgGGTTATTTCTTTAGTTGCTTTGCAGTTTATTGATCTGGTTTTCCATGCTTTGcgttttcttgatttgtttgtttatgcacACATGAATCtgttataaaaacataaaggaaGAATTTCCAAATACCCTGTTAGTCCTTTCCTTAGGTTTGTGGTGGCACAATTGGTGCAATGCATTCTCT is a genomic window of Populus alba chromosome 5, ASM523922v2, whole genome shotgun sequence containing:
- the LOC118051502 gene encoding auxin-responsive protein IAA14; the protein is MTSVMGAEPAGTYSMMNFEETELRLGLPGGVSNGNDPEAAKSNGKRGFSETVDLKLNLSTKDTGKDGSDQEKVAMKEKAVAPRPNDPAKPPSKAQVVGWPPIRSFRKNVMAVQKNSNDEGEKASSSGATGAAFVKVSMDGAPYLRKVDLKLYKSYRELSDALGKMFSSFTIGNCGSQGTKEFMNESKLIDLLNSSEYVPTYEDKDGDWMLVGDVPWGMFVDSCKRLRIMKGSEAIGLAPRAVEKCKNRS